The following coding sequences are from one Parafrankia discariae window:
- a CDS encoding ComEA family DNA-binding protein, producing MTRNGWNQSDRAQDSWVQDDEVQDDEVWEGGGWGADNGDGDGERDVGRADTHGSRARRAVAARLPPTLRHVVLAPTARAALVLVLVAVAAAAVVGWLTWRDRPVALQPSAAAAGAPGSGETTRSPAATPPAAAESGAPDSAAPESAAPEVVVDVAGRVARPGVVRLPAGSRVVDAVERAGGVLPGTDTTGLALARLLADGEQILVDGRPGPATPPPEAAGGGPSSGSAGGSAGGAGGGSPGQPLDLNTATLEQLDTLPGVGPVLAQRIIDWRAANGPFTSPDQLGEVTGVGDRRLADLMPLVTA from the coding sequence ATGACTCGAAATGGCTGGAATCAGAGCGACCGAGCCCAGGACAGCTGGGTCCAGGACGACGAGGTCCAGGACGACGAGGTCTGGGAGGGCGGGGGCTGGGGCGCCGATAACGGCGATGGCGATGGCGAGCGGGACGTGGGCCGGGCGGACACCCACGGCTCGCGGGCGCGGCGGGCTGTCGCCGCTCGCCTCCCGCCGACGCTGCGGCATGTGGTCCTCGCCCCGACGGCCCGGGCGGCGCTGGTGCTGGTACTGGTGGCAGTCGCGGCGGCGGCCGTGGTCGGCTGGCTGACCTGGCGCGACCGGCCGGTGGCCCTCCAACCGAGCGCGGCGGCGGCCGGTGCCCCGGGGTCCGGCGAGACCACCCGGAGCCCAGCGGCGACGCCGCCCGCGGCTGCGGAGTCCGGCGCCCCGGACTCCGCGGCGCCGGAGTCCGCGGCACCGGAGGTGGTCGTGGACGTCGCCGGGCGGGTGGCGCGCCCCGGGGTCGTGCGCCTGCCGGCCGGTTCCCGGGTGGTGGACGCCGTCGAGCGGGCCGGTGGTGTGCTGCCCGGCACCGACACGACGGGGCTGGCACTGGCCAGGCTCCTCGCGGATGGTGAACAGATCCTGGTCGACGGGCGGCCGGGACCCGCGACGCCGCCCCCGGAGGCAGCCGGTGGCGGCCCGTCCTCCGGGTCGGCCGGCGGTTCCGCGGGAGGTGCCGGGGGAGGTTCGCCGGGCCAGCCGCTGGACCTGAACACCGCGACACTGGAACAGCTGGATACCCTGCCCGGCGTGGGTCCGGTGCTGGCCCAACGGATCATCGACTGGCGGGCGGCGAACGGGCCCTTCACCTCGCCCGACCAGCTCGGTGAGGTCACCGGTGTCGGTGACCGGCGGCTGGCGGACCTGATGCCTCTGGTGACGGCCTGA
- the rfbB gene encoding dTDP-glucose 4,6-dehydratase, translating to MTTLLVTGAAGFIGSNFVRYWLGTHPGDRVVALDALTYAGCRENLADLEDGITFVHGDIRDRELIESTLREHRVDVVVNFAAESHNSLAIIRPGEFFSTNVMGTQTLLEAARTVGVARFHQISTCEVYGDMDLDDPGAFTEDSPYLPRTPYNAAKAGSDHAVRSYGYTYGLPVTITNCSNNYGPFQFPEKVIPLFVTRALQGQSLPLYASTKNRREWLHVVDHCRAIEAVLERGTVGETYHVGSGIEADIETIADLILGELGLPASLKTIVPDRPSHDRRYLLDSGKLRTTLGWEPRISFADGMKATIGWYRDNEAWWRPLLGRSPVSETAWQS from the coding sequence ATGACCACTCTGCTGGTGACCGGGGCCGCCGGTTTCATCGGGTCCAACTTCGTCCGGTACTGGCTGGGGACCCACCCCGGCGACCGGGTGGTCGCGCTCGACGCGCTGACCTACGCGGGCTGCCGGGAGAACCTCGCCGACCTCGAGGACGGGATCACCTTCGTCCACGGCGACATCCGCGACCGTGAGCTCATCGAGTCCACGCTGCGCGAGCACCGGGTGGACGTCGTGGTCAACTTCGCCGCCGAGTCCCACAACAGTCTGGCGATCATCCGTCCGGGCGAGTTCTTCTCCACCAACGTCATGGGCACGCAGACCCTGCTGGAGGCGGCCCGGACCGTCGGCGTCGCGCGTTTCCACCAGATCTCCACCTGCGAGGTCTACGGCGACATGGACCTCGACGACCCCGGCGCCTTCACCGAGGACTCCCCCTACCTGCCCCGGACGCCGTACAACGCCGCCAAGGCCGGCTCGGACCACGCCGTGCGCTCCTACGGCTACACCTACGGCCTACCGGTCACCATCACCAACTGCTCGAACAACTACGGGCCGTTCCAGTTCCCGGAGAAGGTCATCCCGCTGTTCGTGACGCGGGCGTTGCAGGGCCAGTCGCTGCCGCTCTACGCCTCCACGAAGAACCGACGGGAGTGGCTGCACGTGGTGGACCACTGCCGGGCCATCGAGGCGGTGCTCGAGCGCGGCACTGTGGGTGAGACCTACCACGTCGGCTCCGGCATCGAGGCTGACATCGAGACCATCGCCGACCTGATCCTCGGCGAGCTCGGCCTGCCCGCCTCGCTGAAGACGATCGTGCCGGACCGCCCCTCCCACGACCGCCGCTACCTGCTGGACTCCGGCAAGCTGCGGACGACCCTCGGCTGGGAGCCGCGGATCAGCTTCGCCGACGGGATGAAGGCCACTATCGGCTGGTACCGCGACAACGAGGCCTGGTGGCGTCCCCTTCTCGGGCGCTCCCCCGTCTCGGAGACCGCCTGGCAGAGCTGA
- a CDS encoding circularly permuted type 2 ATP-grasp protein, with translation MADLFEGYPVEVAAAAAWDEVFDAAHRPREVYTALHDALQPLSSSDLAARKIALDRAFRDAGITFNLFGEERPFPLDLVPRLLSCDEWDVIERGVTQRVRALEAFLDDVYGRADVLADGIVPRRLVLSSSHFHRAAHGIDPPNGVRAHVSGIDLVRDERGHFRVLEDNVRVPSGVSYVIENRRAMTRVFPELFSTHRVRPVADYATHLLHALRAAAPPEVADPTVVVLTPGVYNAAYFEHALLARQMGVELVEGRDLSVRNNRVTMRTTEGDHPVHVVYRRVDDDWLDPLHFRPESMVGCAGLLNAARTGNVTIANAVGNGVADDKLMYTYVPDLIRYYLGEEPALDNVDTFRLEDPDQRAHVLDNLESLVVKPVDGSGGKGIVIGPQATEAELVELRARVLADPRGWIAQRVVKLSTSPTLADDRLGPRHVDLRPFAVNDGNRIWVLPGGLTRVALPRGSLVVNSSQGGGSKDTWVLAPERVAPEEAALLRRRSGLTQAVAAGPDLGPHSSDEQQQQQSEQQNQQGGGLC, from the coding sequence GTGGCGGACCTTTTCGAGGGGTATCCGGTGGAGGTCGCGGCAGCGGCCGCCTGGGACGAGGTCTTCGACGCGGCGCATCGCCCCCGGGAGGTGTACACCGCCCTGCACGACGCGTTGCAGCCGCTGAGCAGCTCCGACCTGGCGGCCCGCAAGATCGCGCTCGACCGTGCCTTCCGGGACGCCGGCATCACCTTCAACCTGTTCGGCGAGGAGCGGCCGTTCCCGCTGGACCTGGTGCCCAGGCTGCTCTCCTGCGACGAGTGGGACGTCATCGAGCGGGGCGTGACCCAGCGGGTGCGTGCGCTCGAGGCGTTCCTCGACGACGTCTACGGGCGCGCCGACGTCCTCGCGGACGGCATCGTGCCCCGCCGGCTGGTGCTGTCCAGCTCGCACTTCCACCGGGCGGCGCACGGCATCGACCCGCCGAACGGCGTCCGCGCGCATGTCAGCGGCATCGACCTGGTGCGGGACGAGCGCGGCCACTTCCGGGTGCTTGAGGACAACGTCCGGGTCCCGTCCGGGGTCAGCTACGTCATCGAGAACCGCCGCGCGATGACCCGGGTGTTCCCGGAGCTGTTCTCCACCCACCGGGTGCGCCCGGTCGCCGACTACGCCACCCACCTGCTGCACGCGCTGCGCGCCGCGGCACCCCCGGAGGTCGCCGACCCGACCGTCGTGGTGCTCACCCCGGGCGTGTACAACGCCGCCTACTTCGAGCATGCACTGCTCGCCCGCCAGATGGGCGTCGAACTCGTCGAGGGCCGTGATCTCTCCGTCCGGAACAACCGGGTCACCATGCGCACCACCGAGGGTGACCATCCGGTGCACGTGGTCTACCGCCGGGTCGACGACGACTGGCTCGACCCGCTGCACTTCCGTCCCGAGTCGATGGTCGGCTGCGCGGGTCTGCTGAACGCGGCCCGGACCGGGAACGTGACGATCGCGAACGCGGTCGGCAACGGGGTCGCCGACGACAAGCTGATGTACACCTACGTCCCGGACCTCATCCGTTACTACCTCGGTGAGGAGCCGGCACTCGACAACGTCGACACCTTCCGGCTGGAGGACCCGGACCAGCGTGCCCACGTGCTGGACAACCTCGAGTCCCTGGTCGTCAAGCCGGTCGACGGCTCCGGTGGCAAGGGGATCGTGATCGGCCCGCAGGCCACCGAGGCCGAGCTGGTGGAGCTGCGCGCCCGGGTGCTCGCCGACCCGCGCGGGTGGATCGCGCAGCGGGTGGTGAAGCTGTCGACCTCGCCGACCCTGGCCGACGACCGCCTCGGGCCGCGCCACGTCGACCTCCGGCCGTTCGCGGTGAACGACGGGAACCGGATCTGGGTGCTGCCCGGCGGGCTGACCCGGGTCGCGCTGCCCCGTGGCAGCCTGGTCGTGAACTCCAGCCAGGGCGGTGGTTCGAAGGACACCTGGGTGCTCGCCCCCGAGCGGGTCGCACCGGAGGAGGCCGCGCTCCTGCGCCGGCGGTCCGGCCTGACGCAGGCGGTCGCCGCCGGGCCCGACCTCGGCCCGCACTCGTCCGACGAGCAGCAACAACAGCAGTCCGAGCAGCAGAACCAGCAGGGGGGCGGGCTGTGCTGA
- a CDS encoding transglutaminase family protein codes for MSWQIRIEHSTGYRYASPVISSYNEARIIPQTGDRQLTLEATVRTEPASTTYRYWDYWGTQVTAFDLHTPHTELIVTGRSVVQTAPAPARPTDVPGWDGLTDDRVADRFVEFVRPTVSTPEHPELLAAARELAAANAPADFLPAVGDWVREKLRYQPGTTEVRTSAVEAWQQGVGVCQDFAHLALVLMRAAGMPARYVSGYQHPSADAAVGETVSGQSHAWVEGWLGEWWGFDPTNGVPAGEQHVVVARGRDYNDVPPMFGVYSGGASTSLGVTVSVTRLG; via the coding sequence ATGAGCTGGCAGATCCGGATCGAGCACTCGACGGGCTACCGGTACGCCAGCCCGGTGATCTCCTCGTACAACGAGGCCCGGATCATCCCGCAGACCGGGGACCGCCAGCTCACGCTCGAGGCGACCGTCCGCACCGAGCCCGCCTCGACCACCTACCGGTACTGGGACTACTGGGGGACCCAGGTCACCGCCTTCGACCTGCACACTCCGCACACCGAGCTGATCGTCACCGGGCGCTCGGTCGTGCAGACGGCGCCCGCCCCGGCGCGGCCCACGGACGTCCCCGGTTGGGACGGCCTCACCGACGACCGTGTCGCGGACCGGTTCGTCGAGTTCGTCCGGCCGACCGTCTCGACGCCGGAGCACCCGGAGCTGCTGGCCGCGGCCCGCGAGCTCGCCGCCGCCAACGCTCCCGCGGACTTCCTGCCCGCGGTCGGCGACTGGGTGCGGGAGAAGCTGCGCTACCAGCCTGGCACGACCGAGGTGCGCACCTCGGCCGTCGAGGCGTGGCAGCAGGGGGTGGGCGTCTGCCAGGACTTCGCCCACCTGGCGCTCGTCCTGATGCGCGCCGCCGGGATGCCGGCCCGGTACGTGTCGGGCTACCAGCATCCTTCGGCGGACGCCGCGGTGGGGGAGACCGTCAGCGGGCAGAGCCATGCCTGGGTCGAGGGCTGGCTGGGCGAGTGGTGGGGCTTCGACCCGACCAACGGCGTGCCCGCGGGCGAGCAGCATGTGGTGGTCGCCCGCGGGCGGGACTACAACGACGTCCCACCGATGTTCGGCGTGTACTCCGGTGGTGCCTCGACGTCCCTGGGCGTGACCGTCTCGGTGACCCGTCTGGGCTGA
- a CDS encoding metal-sulfur cluster assembly factor: MSETATPTQTEQVAERAVVVEKASFDDVEEAMRDVVDPELGINVVDLGLVYGINIADDNTVTLDMTLTSAACPLTDVIEDQTRSALVDGPDNLVNDVTINWVWMPPWGPDKITDEGREQLRALGFNV, encoded by the coding sequence ATGAGCGAGACCGCCACCCCCACCCAGACGGAGCAGGTCGCCGAAAGGGCTGTCGTCGTGGAGAAGGCATCGTTCGACGATGTCGAGGAGGCCATGCGCGACGTCGTCGACCCCGAGCTCGGGATCAACGTCGTCGACCTCGGCCTGGTGTACGGCATCAACATCGCCGACGACAACACGGTCACCCTCGACATGACGCTTACCTCGGCGGCCTGCCCGCTGACCGACGTCATCGAGGACCAGACCCGCTCGGCGCTCGTCGACGGGCCGGACAACCTGGTCAACGACGTCACGATCAACTGGGTCTGGATGCCGCCGTGGGGTCCGGACAAGATCACCGACGAGGGTCGGGAGCAGCTGCGCGCTCTCGGGTTCAACGTCTGA
- a CDS encoding HNH endonuclease: MIEHQTPSPAAPTSPAPDLDPAPGRETTPTLNLMPPGLDAQTAPLPDLETAICGWAGRLAAATCGWLTLIAAFDQRGGWSGVGLRSCAHWLSWRCGIGLRAAREHLATARALEHLPAVRAAFADGMISYSKVRAITRIADPATERLWLEHALHCTAGQLERLVRALRQATNPADHAQAQAARRVSWRTDDEGMLYLTATLPPDEGAQLIAALDAARSSLTTTGTADQPPPDEDITAVPRDRHRDADALLALAEGFLQQPAPGLASPTHTITVHVDATTLLDTTQPPRPTPKLGPRPGSRVEISPGIGLSPAVLRRLGCDGLIRTLLTDPHGNPLRLGRRRRLPTRQLRDAVHARDHGTCQYPGCAHTRWLHIHHLTPWTNGGTTDPDNLTLICGQHHRTLHNDNIELRRTPTGQITAHLPDGRTLHPTPPLNPGAQPTTDLTQTTRHVAPDAITTRDGGPFHLAESVRALLQDHAVSHRLAGQAELAVTCS, encoded by the coding sequence ATGATCGAACACCAGACGCCTTCCCCGGCAGCCCCCACCTCTCCGGCCCCCGACCTCGACCCGGCGCCCGGCCGGGAGACGACACCCACGCTGAACCTCATGCCGCCAGGCCTGGACGCACAGACCGCGCCACTGCCAGACCTGGAAACCGCGATCTGCGGCTGGGCCGGCCGGCTCGCGGCCGCGACCTGCGGCTGGCTCACCCTGATCGCCGCCTTCGACCAACGCGGCGGCTGGTCAGGGGTCGGGCTGCGCTCGTGCGCGCACTGGCTGTCCTGGCGCTGCGGGATCGGACTACGTGCCGCCCGCGAACACCTCGCCACCGCCCGCGCCCTCGAACACCTCCCCGCGGTGCGGGCGGCGTTCGCCGACGGCATGATCTCCTACTCGAAGGTCCGGGCGATCACTCGGATCGCCGACCCCGCCACCGAGCGTCTCTGGCTCGAGCACGCCCTGCACTGCACCGCGGGCCAGCTCGAACGCCTCGTCCGAGCCCTCCGCCAGGCCACCAATCCGGCCGACCACGCTCAGGCGCAGGCGGCCCGGCGGGTCTCCTGGCGCACGGACGACGAGGGCATGCTGTACCTGACCGCGACCCTTCCTCCCGACGAGGGCGCCCAGCTCATCGCCGCGCTCGACGCCGCCCGCAGCAGCCTCACCACCACCGGCACCGCCGATCAGCCGCCTCCCGACGAGGACATCACGGCCGTGCCACGGGATCGCCACCGCGACGCCGACGCGCTCCTCGCCCTCGCCGAGGGGTTCCTCCAACAGCCCGCCCCCGGGCTCGCCTCACCCACCCACACGATCACCGTCCACGTCGACGCCACCACCCTGCTCGACACCACCCAGCCCCCGCGCCCCACGCCCAAGCTCGGGCCCAGGCCCGGATCGCGGGTGGAGATCTCACCCGGGATCGGCCTGTCCCCCGCGGTCCTGCGCCGACTCGGCTGCGACGGGCTGATCCGTACCCTGCTCACCGACCCCCACGGCAACCCCCTCCGCCTCGGCCGACGCCGCCGACTACCCACCCGGCAACTCCGCGACGCCGTCCACGCCCGCGACCACGGCACCTGCCAATACCCCGGCTGCGCCCACACCCGCTGGCTCCACATCCACCACCTCACCCCATGGACCAACGGCGGCACCACCGACCCCGACAACCTCACTCTCATCTGCGGCCAACACCACCGCACCCTGCACAACGACAACATCGAACTCCGCAGAACCCCCACCGGGCAGATCACCGCCCACCTCCCCGACGGCCGCACCCTCCACCCCACACCACCCCTCAACCCCGGGGCCCAACCCACCACGGACCTCACCCAGACCACCCGACACGTGGCCCCCGACGCGATCACCACCCGCGACGGCGGCCCGTTCCACCTCGCCGAATCGGTCCGCGCACTCCTACAAGACCACGCGGTGAGCCACCGCCTGGCCGGTCAGGCGGAGCTGGCGGTGACCTGCTCGTAG
- the glgA gene encoding glycogen synthase, protein MRVALFTREYPPDVYGGAGVHVEYLARELARLVDLTVHCEGDPRPPLDTADTAGPAAVEAHRPWPALDGANDALRIASMDLSMAAAVDRAGGADVVHSHTWYTNLAGHLTSLVRGIPHVMTAHSLEPRRPWKAEQLGGGYRLSSWCERVAISAAAAVVAVSEGMRADILDAYPEVDPGRVHVIRNGIDTDEYTPDDRTDVLERHGVDPGRPSVVFVGRITRQKGLPVLLRAAARLDPSAQLVLCAGAPDTPELLAEVTELVDGLRASRDGVIWLSGMLAKPEVIQLLSHATVFACPSVYEPLGIVNLEAMACGTAVVASRVGGIPEVVASGETGLLVPPDDPAALAAAINEVLADPGRAAAMGRAGRDRAVAEFGWPAVAERTARLYEQVTASSA, encoded by the coding sequence ATGCGGGTCGCGCTGTTCACACGTGAGTACCCGCCGGACGTCTACGGCGGCGCCGGGGTGCACGTCGAGTACCTCGCGCGGGAGCTGGCGCGTCTGGTCGACCTGACCGTGCACTGCGAGGGCGACCCGCGCCCACCGCTCGACACCGCCGACACCGCCGGCCCGGCCGCGGTCGAGGCGCACCGGCCCTGGCCGGCGCTCGACGGGGCGAACGACGCGCTGCGGATCGCCTCGATGGACCTGTCGATGGCGGCGGCGGTGGACCGTGCCGGCGGCGCCGACGTCGTGCACTCCCACACCTGGTACACCAACCTCGCCGGGCATCTGACGTCTCTCGTGCGGGGCATCCCGCACGTGATGACCGCGCACTCGCTCGAACCGCGCCGGCCGTGGAAGGCCGAGCAGCTCGGCGGCGGCTACCGGCTGTCGTCCTGGTGCGAGCGGGTGGCGATCTCCGCCGCGGCGGCCGTGGTGGCGGTCAGCGAGGGCATGCGCGCCGACATCCTCGACGCCTACCCCGAGGTCGACCCCGGCCGGGTGCACGTCATCCGCAACGGCATAGACACCGACGAGTACACCCCGGACGACCGCACCGACGTCCTCGAGCGCCACGGGGTGGACCCGGGTCGTCCGTCGGTGGTCTTCGTCGGGCGCATCACCCGGCAGAAGGGGCTGCCCGTGCTGCTGCGGGCCGCCGCCCGGCTCGACCCGTCCGCGCAGCTCGTGCTCTGCGCCGGCGCCCCGGACACCCCCGAGCTGCTCGCCGAGGTCACCGAGCTGGTGGACGGCCTGCGCGCCAGCCGCGACGGAGTGATCTGGCTGTCCGGCATGCTCGCCAAGCCCGAGGTGATCCAGCTCCTCTCGCACGCCACGGTGTTCGCCTGTCCGTCCGTCTACGAGCCGCTGGGCATCGTCAACCTGGAGGCGATGGCCTGCGGCACGGCCGTGGTCGCCTCCCGGGTAGGCGGCATCCCCGAGGTCGTGGCGTCCGGCGAGACAGGCCTGCTCGTCCCACCGGACGACCCGGCGGCGCTGGCGGCCGCGATCAACGAGGTGCTCGCCGACCCCGGGCGGGCCGCCGCCATGGGGCGTGCCGGGCGGGACCGCGCCGTCGCAGAGTTCGGCTGGCCCGCGGTGGCCGAGCGCACCGCCCGCCTCTACGAGCAGGTCACCGCCAGCTCCGCCTGA
- a CDS encoding YceI family protein, with translation MTAPAPVLTDLTGTWTLDPAHTRIGFAARHAMVTTVRGQFNAVQGALELDGANPTASTASVTIETASFDTGVADRDGHVKSADLLDVEQFPTITFVSTGAKLGKDEDSYVLSGDLTIRGVTRPVELAITFEGSSKDPFGNVRAGFTGTTSISRKEFGLTYNAVLETGGVLISDKVKIELDVSAIKSS, from the coding sequence ATGACCGCTCCCGCCCCCGTCCTGACCGACCTCACCGGTACCTGGACGCTCGACCCCGCGCACACCCGGATCGGCTTCGCCGCGCGCCACGCGATGGTCACGACGGTCCGCGGGCAGTTCAACGCCGTGCAGGGCGCCCTCGAGCTCGACGGCGCGAACCCGACGGCGTCCACCGCGTCGGTCACCATCGAGACGGCCAGCTTCGACACCGGCGTGGCCGACCGCGACGGGCACGTCAAGTCGGCCGACCTGCTCGACGTCGAGCAGTTCCCGACCATCACCTTCGTCAGCACCGGCGCGAAGCTCGGCAAGGACGAGGACAGCTACGTGCTCTCCGGCGACCTCACGATCCGCGGGGTGACCCGGCCGGTCGAGCTCGCGATCACCTTCGAGGGCAGCTCCAAGGACCCGTTCGGCAACGTCCGCGCGGGCTTCACCGGCACGACGAGCATCAGCCGCAAGGAGTTCGGCCTGACCTACAACGCCGTCCTCGAGACCGGCGGCGTGCTCATCAGCGACAAGGTCAAGATCGAGCTGGACGTCTCGGCCATCAAGTCCTCCTGA
- a CDS encoding alpha-E domain-containing protein yields the protein MLSRIAESLFWIGRYAERAECTARILDVHVHRVLEDPWLDETSAGAELLAVMGVADRAGPADSRYVTEVLAYEAANASSIRGSLSAARENARGARVVVSSDVWECLNATWNDLPHTEELARRMGPHVYFRYVRERTAMLAGLVDATLARDDGWRFLVLGRSLERVDMTARLLSSSISDDPSSQSWVSLLRSCGAHEAYLRTYRRAVDAARVAEFLLLDRLFPRSIYWSLALAEQILAELDTSRGLVRATVDDAARRTVGRARTELEFRSIDELVAEMPDLLAALQRTCSAVSAAVTTRYFARDSPRTWASEVPA from the coding sequence GTGCTGAGCCGCATCGCGGAGTCGCTGTTCTGGATCGGCCGCTACGCCGAGCGGGCCGAGTGCACCGCGCGCATCCTGGACGTCCACGTCCACCGGGTGCTCGAGGACCCGTGGCTGGACGAGACGTCGGCCGGGGCCGAGCTGCTCGCCGTGATGGGTGTCGCCGACCGGGCCGGCCCCGCGGACTCCCGGTACGTCACCGAGGTACTCGCCTACGAGGCCGCGAACGCCTCCAGCATCCGCGGGTCGCTCTCCGCGGCGCGGGAGAACGCCCGTGGTGCCCGGGTCGTGGTCTCCAGCGACGTGTGGGAGTGCCTGAACGCGACCTGGAACGACCTGCCGCACACCGAGGAGCTCGCCCGCCGGATGGGCCCGCACGTGTACTTCCGCTATGTGCGGGAGCGCACGGCGATGCTGGCCGGGCTGGTCGACGCCACCCTCGCCCGCGACGACGGCTGGCGTTTCCTGGTGCTCGGGCGCAGCCTGGAGCGGGTCGACATGACCGCCCGGCTGCTGTCGTCGAGCATCAGCGACGACCCGAGCTCGCAGAGCTGGGTCAGCCTGCTGCGCTCGTGCGGTGCGCACGAGGCCTACCTGCGCACCTACCGGCGGGCGGTGGACGCGGCCCGGGTCGCGGAGTTTCTGCTGCTGGACCGGCTCTTCCCACGGTCGATCTACTGGTCACTGGCGCTCGCCGAGCAGATCCTCGCCGAGCTGGACACCAGCCGCGGCCTGGTCCGGGCGACGGTGGACGACGCCGCCCGGCGCACCGTCGGGCGGGCCCGCACCGAGCTGGAGTTCCGCAGCATCGACGAGCTCGTCGCGGAGATGCCCGACCTGCTGGCCGCCCTGCAGCGGACCTGCTCGGCGGTCAGCGCGGCCGTCACCACCCGCTACTTCGCCCGGGACAGTCCGCGCACCTGGGCGAGCGAGGTGCCGGCCTGA
- the glgC gene encoding glucose-1-phosphate adenylyltransferase — protein MRSPRVLGLVLAGGAGKRLAPLTADRAKPAVPFGGIYRLVDFVLSNLVNAGYLRIAVLTQYKSHSLDRHITTTWRMSNLLGNYVTPVPAQQRLGPQWFAGSADAIHQSLNLVHDEAPDVVVVFGADHVYRMDPRQMVAQHLETGAGVTVAGLRVPRSEGSAFGVIRTADDGVTIAEFLEKPADPPGLPGRPDEIFASMGNYVFTTDVLIDALRADAADPESVHDMGGSIVPMLVEQGTAAVYDFAANQVPGALERDHGYWRDVGTLDSYFDAHMDLCALDPVFNLYNRDWPIYTNVPPSVPPAKFVHDTPGRVGVATDSIVSNGVIISGGTVRRSVLSPGVRVNSWSVVENAVVMDNSVVGRRAVVRDAILDKNVVVPPGAIVGVDKEHDRARGYQVSEAGVTVVGKGVTIAD, from the coding sequence ATGCGCAGCCCGCGGGTGCTGGGTCTTGTCTTGGCGGGTGGCGCGGGTAAGCGCCTGGCTCCGTTGACCGCCGACCGCGCGAAACCCGCGGTGCCCTTCGGCGGGATCTACCGCCTGGTCGATTTCGTCCTGTCGAACCTGGTCAACGCCGGCTATCTGCGGATCGCCGTGCTGACCCAGTACAAGAGCCACAGCCTCGACCGGCACATCACGACCACCTGGCGGATGAGCAACCTGCTCGGCAACTACGTGACGCCGGTGCCCGCCCAGCAGCGGCTGGGCCCGCAGTGGTTCGCCGGCAGCGCGGACGCCATCCACCAGTCGCTCAACCTCGTCCACGACGAGGCCCCCGACGTGGTGGTGGTCTTCGGTGCCGACCACGTCTACCGGATGGACCCGCGTCAGATGGTCGCCCAGCACCTGGAGACCGGCGCCGGGGTCACGGTGGCCGGGCTGCGCGTCCCCCGGTCGGAGGGCAGCGCGTTCGGGGTGATCCGCACCGCGGACGACGGGGTCACCATCGCGGAGTTCCTGGAGAAGCCGGCGGACCCGCCCGGGCTGCCGGGCCGCCCGGACGAGATCTTCGCGTCGATGGGCAACTACGTGTTCACCACCGACGTGCTCATCGACGCCCTGCGCGCCGACGCCGCAGACCCGGAGAGCGTCCACGACATGGGCGGCAGCATCGTCCCGATGCTGGTCGAGCAGGGCACGGCCGCCGTCTACGACTTCGCCGCCAACCAGGTGCCCGGGGCGCTCGAACGCGACCACGGCTACTGGCGGGACGTCGGCACCCTGGACTCCTACTTCGACGCGCACATGGACCTGTGCGCGCTCGACCCGGTCTTCAACCTCTACAACCGGGACTGGCCGATCTACACCAACGTCCCGCCCTCCGTCCCCCCGGCGAAGTTCGTGCACGACACGCCGGGCCGCGTCGGCGTCGCCACCGACAGCATCGTCAGCAACGGTGTGATCATCTCCGGTGGCACGGTGCGCCGCTCCGTGCTGTCCCCGGGCGTCCGGGTGAACTCGTGGTCGGTCGTCGAGAACGCCGTCGTGATGGACAACTCCGTCGTCGGACGGCGGGCCGTCGTCCGGGACGCCATCCTCGACAAGAACGTGGTCGTCCCCCCGGGCGCGATCGTCGGGGTGGACAAGGAGCACGACCGGGCCCGCGGCTACCAGGTCAGCGAGGCCGGCGTCACCGTGGTCGGCAAGGGCGTCACGATCGCGGACTGA